The Streptomyces sp. NBC_00286 nucleotide sequence CGCCGCCAAGATCGCCGACTCGAAGGCGGACATGGTGGTGGGCGGTTCGCAGTACCAGGACGGCGTCAATCTGATCGTCGCCCTCCAACAGCTCGACTACCAGCCGAAGATGGCCGCCTTCTCCACCGCGCCCACCGAACCGGAGTTCGCGAAGGCCATCGGCAACAAGACCGAGGGCATCCTCGCGCCCACCGGATACACACAGAAGGCCGACTATCCGAGCAACAAGGAGTTCGTCGAGAAGTACACGAAACAGTTCGGCAAGGCCCCGGAGGAGGACGAGGCCAACGCGTACACCACCGGTCAGGTGGTCGCGGCGGCCGTCGAGGCCGCCGACTGCGCCTCCCAGGACCCCGAATGCCAGAGCAAGTTGGTCGACTGGCTGCGCGGCAACGAGGTGGAGACCGTCGTCGGACCGCTGAAGTGGGACGACAAGGGCCGCCCGCAGAGCGCGCACATGATCCAGCAATGGATCGACGGGGAGATCCAGATCGTGCTCCCCGAAGCGCAGAAGGAAGCGGATCTGGTCCACCCCAAGCCGGCCTGGTGAGGCCGGCGTGCCCTCCGCGAGCCTCGTCTTCCAGAGCGTCGTCCTCGGTGTGCTGCTGGGAGGGCTCTACGCCCTCCTCGCGGCAGGCCTGACCCTCTACTTCGGCGTCATGCGCGTCGTGATGATCGCCCACTCCGCCTTCCTGATCCTCGCCGCCTACCTCGCCTGGTACGCCCACCGGGAGACCGGCATCGATCCGCTGCTCACCCTGGTCGTCACCGTGCCGCTGTTCTTCGCGGCGGGCGTCGCCATGCAACGGCTGCTCCTCACCCGGCTCCGCCCCGCGACCCTCACCATGATGTCGGTGCTGCTCACCTTCTCGGTCGCCCTGACCATCGAGGGACTCCTCGGGTACGCGTTCAGCGGCACCCAGCGCCGGATCCGGCTCGGCTACAGCTCGGCCGGCTTCGAGTTCCTGGGGGCGAGAATCGCGGCGGTCAAGCTGATCGCCTTCGGTATGGCCGCGCTCGCCCTGCTGGGGCTCTATGTGCTGATGAAGCACAGCCGGTTCGGCCAGGCGCTGCGCGCCACCATCCAGCACCGGGAAGCCGCCCAGCTGCTCGGCATCGACACCGACCGGATCGCCGGCTACGGCTTCGGCCTCGGCCTCGCCACGGCGGCCGTCGGCGGCACGGCGCTCGCCCTCGACACCACCATCTACCCGTCCCTGCACTGGCATTGGATCGGCCCGCTGATGGCCATCATCGTCGTCGGCGGACTCGGCAGCGTGCCGGGAGCCGCCATCGCCGCCATGACGCTGGGCATGCTGCAGAGCCTGCTCCAACTGGAACTCTCCACCACCTGGGCGCAGACCGTCTTCTACGTCGCGCTCTTCGCCACCCTGGCCTTCCGGCCCCAGGGGTTCTTCGGGGGGCGGCTTGCGCAGAGGTTCTGAACTCCCATTCCGGGCGGGCAGGTTGCGTACGGGCACCCTGCTGCACGTCGGCGCTCTGGTGGCCGCCGTCGCGGTCGCCCTGTCCTTCCCGTCCATGGCCCCGAGCCCGTACGAGATCACCGTGGGCATCGCCATTCTCAACTTCGCGGTGTTGTCCACCTCCTGGAACTTCGTCGGCGGCTTCACCGGCTATATCTCGCTCGGGCACGGCGCCTTCGCCGGACTCGGCGCCTACGGCACGGGGTTGCTGGTCACCAAGGCCGAACTCCCGCCGTTCGCCGCGCTGTTCGTGGCAGCCGCCCTGGTGGCCGCGCTCGCCGTGCCGGTGGGCTACGCCGCCCTGCGCGTACGCGGCGCCTCCTTCGTCATCGTCTCCATCGCCCTGGTCCTCATCCTGCTGCTGGTATTCCAGAGCTGGGCCTCCTTCACCGGCGGCTCCCGGGGACTGGTCGTACCGCGGCCGTTCCCGGGCATGCTGCGCTCCGAGCACCACCGGACCTTCTATTTCCTGTTCGCCGCACTGCTCGCGGTGGCCCTGCTGACCTGGTGGATCATCGACCGCTCGCGATTCGGCATGGGTCTGAAGGCGATCCGCGAGGACGAGGACAAGGCCCAGTCGCTGGGCACGCCCACCTTCGCCTACAAGCTCATCGTCTTCGTGGTCTCCGCCGCCTTCACCTCGCTGGCCGGCGGGCTCTACGCGCTCTGGTTCGGCGATCTCGATCCGGTCTTCCAGTTCTCCATCCTCAGCGGGGCGTACATGGTGCTGATGGCGCTGCTGGGCGGCGTACGCCATCTGTACGGGCCGCTGCTCGGCGCCGTGATCGTCGGGTACGCCCT carries:
- a CDS encoding branched-chain amino acid ABC transporter permease; its protein translation is MRTGTLLHVGALVAAVAVALSFPSMAPSPYEITVGIAILNFAVLSTSWNFVGGFTGYISLGHGAFAGLGAYGTGLLVTKAELPPFAALFVAAALVAALAVPVGYAALRVRGASFVIVSIALVLILLLVFQSWASFTGGSRGLVVPRPFPGMLRSEHHRTFYFLFAALLAVALLTWWIIDRSRFGMGLKAIREDEDKAQSLGTPTFAYKLIVFVVSAAFTSLAGGLYALWFGDLDPVFQFSILSGAYMVLMALLGGVRHLYGPLLGAVIVGYALEYSKVEYGDTPLHLVVAGLLLGVVVMFMPDGVIPAATALLGRFRKSGETSIREVTAAELKQRHGQRDGNDGTDGSDGSDGSDGSEVRNSERSGSGG
- a CDS encoding branched-chain amino acid ABC transporter permease, which encodes MPSASLVFQSVVLGVLLGGLYALLAAGLTLYFGVMRVVMIAHSAFLILAAYLAWYAHRETGIDPLLTLVVTVPLFFAAGVAMQRLLLTRLRPATLTMMSVLLTFSVALTIEGLLGYAFSGTQRRIRLGYSSAGFEFLGARIAAVKLIAFGMAALALLGLYVLMKHSRFGQALRATIQHREAAQLLGIDTDRIAGYGFGLGLATAAVGGTALALDTTIYPSLHWHWIGPLMAIIVVGGLGSVPGAAIAAMTLGMLQSLLQLELSTTWAQTVFYVALFATLAFRPQGFFGGRLAQRF